Part of the Sciurus carolinensis chromosome 7, mSciCar1.2, whole genome shotgun sequence genome, AACTTCTCTTTGCTTGGCACTTCAAACACGAAGGGGTTTGTGCTCACCGTCAAGAAGCCATAAGGCACTTGGATGTCTGAGTCACGGCGGTATGTTAGAGTCAGGTTGAACAAATGCTCAATACCACTCTTCTGGGGAGTATGAGTTGGTGATTCCAAATTCATCCAAATCCATTTCTGGAAGGGCGGTCTAGCCTGCTGAGGTAAATTAGTCAGATCCCAACTGATGTCTCGGTGATGTATCAGGACTGCATGAGATTTGTTGTACAGTGAACGGTCTGTTGTGAGATGACATCCTTGGATGTTGAACATTGCTTGGCAGGATGTAAGGTCAAAGGTTTGCCCAAATGGCCACACCCACACCAGAATAGtagtttcattaaaataatcagtTTTGGTGgagaagaaatttttcatttttagcactGAGCTGGCAGACTCCATTGGACTAAAAATCCAGCTGTTGGTGGGCTTGATGTAAATAAGCAGACATGCCATGAAGCAGCCCAAGATAATGCAGACAATTAAAAATGGGCGGAGAATTCCTTTGGATGTTGATGTCATAATTTTTTCTGTGGAACAGAGAAAGATAGGGGAGGGTTAATGCAAGGATAAAAGAGGTACTTATAAAAATGATTGAAGAGAAAGAGGTGgtacattataaaataatcacaaaatcaactgcttttccttttcagtgTTATCAAACCATTCAGAGAAAAAGCTTTCATTTAAgcaaggaaattaattttaaacagaAGTTTTCCAGAAACTCTTCTCTACAAGTAATGAATCAGAATTTGTTCTAAATATATCAGCGTATCTTCAAATTGAGTTACATTTTCTTCAGTGTCACCCCTATCTGTTCTATTTTTACTTGCTTGTAGAAAACTGGTACAATAGACTGTCATCACGAAAGCAtgactaaaatttttaatattttgatactGCCTCATATTTGTGAACATTTATCACTTGATAGAGTCACTTATTTGCTACCATGTTGAGATTATAATATAACTTTTTAGTTCAGATGGAATGCAATAGGAAACTggacttttaaaaggaaaaagtgatttttttttttttttttttgcctatgcAAGTTTATCTTTGCTGTTCACAAATGCATTAGAATGGTAATGTGATTTTAAATGGCAACCCTTGACTTGAcatcttattttttaaccttataatagcttcattattttttatcttagaaatacttcattgtttttatttttacttatatctttttcttgaaatattatgtacatatacatagtaATAATTCTTTAGTGGATCCAGAATCTACCAGATTATAATAACTAAATGCTCTATTGGCATTAGAACAGCGATCTCTTTTATGTAGTATCAAGGTATTTAAAAGGTTTTCTTTGTGTGGGAGATTCAAGATAGTGGATTAGAGGAGGACTGGATTTCCATTTGATCCAGGGTTTAGGATTTAAGCAGCAAGAGGACTGCTTCACAGTCAGGTAGGTTGAAGAGGGAATTCAGAAACTCTTAGAAACCAAGAAATTCGGGTGCACTGAACAAAGGGCAAGAAAGTGTAAAGctggtggtggcagtggcagcACATTGGTTCAATGCGTCGGGGGCAGAGAATGCAGAGAGAAACACAATGTAAAAATTTGACATGGAAACACCTGTAGAATAGAAAAGCAAACAACTTAGCTGAACCAAAGACTGCACAGTGAACATTTGAAAGATGTTCTCTGATTCTCAACTGGCCAGTgaagagtggaggaagggagaCATTTTGAATAGGCCACACTGTGGCTTTTGCTATTGCAAGAGTCCATGACATCACAGCAAATATTTCCATACTGTCCCAGCAAGTGCCTAGAGTGTATCTAGCAGACTGTGATTGAAACAGGCAAAGAGAAAATTGTACCCAGGGAATTCAAATCAGAGATAGGGACAGGGGAGCAACTTGCTTTCCCTTTAGGACCAGTTGAAGACAGTCAGGAAAACAACCGGTGGGTGTGATTACACTCATGACTGATCCTGGAAAGTCACATCGGTGGTGGGTGGACTGTGTGATACCTGTGCAGGGTTGTTTCTCCTGCTCTACTAGTAGACTTCCTGAGAGGCCCCTCAGAACCAGGTGTTCAAATGGGCATTTGCCCATCTCTAGGGGTGTGTTAATCTAATCTCTTCAGAGTAGATACCATCCAATGAAATCTCCAGTGCCTGATGAGAGCTAAGCCCCAGACTTCAGACCTTCCCATGTAGAACTCTGCAGCAGCCTCATCCTGGGAGTTAGCAGATCTGTTCTGTCTGGACAAAATTCCAATTGACACTACCTCCTCCCTCACTGTGGTTGCAGATCATTCTGGCTGGCAGTTCAGTGGGTAATACAAGAAGAAGGGTTTAACAACCCCCAACCTTGGCTCTCTATAAACAGTACAtagcccaagaagaaacagaaagaaaggacaaTCTTGTATAGGCAGTGAACATCCATCCTTGATGACAAGGTTGACCACCTCAGAAAACACAGTTCTTCCATTTCTCATTAAgaatttcctttcctcctcctcctcctcctcctccttctccttcctcttcttagTGTTCTTGCTGTGCTGTTGACTCACAGCTGTACATACATGAACAtacttgtttacttttttcttattcatcatgttttaaacatttattattttttgttttgtcctttgaAAGTTAGAGTTTGCtagtttatttgtttctttttctcctctttatttcCTCCAACAAATTCTCATTtgctctattttgttttcttttttcttcttctttatagctaTCACTGACTACATCTCTTCTGCTTTCTATCTATTCACATTTTGAATagtctaaatttcttttttcttctgatcatattttcttttaatgaactGCATTTTTGCCATCTTTAGAACTATTTGATTGATATAATTCTGCCCTGCCATTCAGGTTGTAATTATTAGTACAGTGGATGACAAagttgacacctgctgtttaCTTTTATCCAGTTCATGATTATTAATTGTTGTTGCTTTTTGTAGTTTCTGACCccaccatttttgtttttgagataattAGAGTTGTAGATACTGTAGAAGGCAACGGGTATATACTTTAATGCTGTATGTTGTTCACTAttcttgttgctgttgtttgcTTCCCCCTGCTATGTGAGTTGCTGGGAATTGACTGAGACACTGCAAGAGCACGGGTACAGATTCTGATGCTGAGTTACACCAAAACCCAGAAAAGAGACAGTAAACCTTGCTCATATACAAACTAATTATGCTCAAACCTCAATGATACTAATGATATTGAAGGGATAGTGACCCCAAACCAATGACCAGGTCTCAGTAGAAACACCTAGGGAGTCCTCCAGGTCCTACTCGTGGACATCCACTCCAACAgctaaaacaaaattaacatgaaGACCATGGATGCCACACCTGCAAAGGGCTCAATCTAGATTTCTCCCATGACCCTTTAGAatatacagatttctttttttgggagggggtacccaggattgaacgtgggggcactcaaccactgaactacatccccagccccattttatatttttttttagagacagggtcttattgaattgcttagcacttcactgtttatgaggctggctttgaactcgcgatcctccggcctcagcctttggagctgCTAGAAGTACAGGTATGcggcactgtgcccagcttagaATATACAGATTTCTCAAGTGACAAAAAGAATCACAGAAGCACCTCACATACTCTGCTGTATACAACACAATTGTGAGATCAACAAGAAGTACCCTACTTTTAAAGACCTACAGGAAAAGTTGGGTCCCAAGCTTTGACACAATATTCACTATCAAACTACACTTAACATCAACAAAGTACTAACAGGGAAGCTACTACAAAACCTTGTGggacacatcaagaaaagtacagaccaatatccctgttGCAGTTAgaagcaaaaatcctcaataaaatattagaaaattataatcagcaatattttcagaaaattatgcAATATAaccaagttggtttcattccagggtaGTAAGACTGGGTTAGcataagcaaatcaataaatgtaattcatcacataaatataattaaggacaaaaatcatatatTCATCTCAATATATACAGagaaagcttttgacaaaattcagcactcattcataataaaaaactgaagaaactaggggTACAAAGAATTTACCTAAATAATAAAGTCTTTGCATGATGAACCCGAAACTAACATCACAGTGAGTGAGGAATAACTGaaaatactcatttaaaaatcttgaacaagacaagaatgtctgTTTTCACTAACTTGATTCAATATAGAACTAgtaattctagccagagcaattaggcaagaaaggtaataaaaggaataaaaataggaaaggatgAAGTTGAATTATTACTGTTTACAGATGATCTGATCCTATGCTCAGAAGATCAAAAAAAGCTCCAGCAGCAGTTTATTAGAGTTAATAAGCAAATTCAGCACAGTAGTAGGTTATAAagtcaacatacataaatcaatatacACTCAAAATGAACTGGCTAAGaattaaatcaggaaaacaatgcAATTCACAcaagcctgaaaaaaaaatacaaataaatctaaccaaggaggagaaagatctctacaatgaaagctataaaacactgaagaaataaattcagtaagACATAAGAAGATAGAAAGAACTCTCACGTTCATggaataagcagaattaataattttcaaaatgattatattaccaaaagcaagatacagattcaatgcaattcccatcaaaataccaatggcattcttcacagaaccagaGAAAAACTGTCCTAAAATTCACTTGAAGGAACAAAAAGCCCAAATAATCCTCAGTCAAAACAGTTCTCAGccaaaaagcaatgctggagccATTACAATACCTggcttcaattatactacagagccataataaccaacactgcatggtattggcatacaGACACATAGTCCAAAAGAacagattagaagacacagaggcaaacccacacagatatagtcatttaatctttttaaaatgtgccaaaaatatatgcCAGCAAGAAGcccttttaacaaatgatgctgggaaaactggttatctgTATGTAAGGAATGAGACTAGATACTATATCTAGTATATATCCTtccctacacaaaagtcaaatcaaaatggattaagtacCTGGAAATTAggccagaaactttgcaactcctggaagaaaatatagggtcaacactccaacatatagatTCAGGCAATGAATTCcctaataagactcctaaagctcaggaataATAAGATAAGATggtattaaattaaaaaccttctgaacagcaaaggaaatgatcaagattgtgaagagagaaactaaaaaatgggaaaaaaaatctttggtgtCTATTCTTCTCacagaattaatatccagaatatacaaagaactcaaaaaacttgccacccaaaaccaaataacccaattaataaatgggcaaattactgaaacagacacttctcaaaagaaaaaaattaaaatggtcaactaatatatgaaaaactgttcaacatctttagcaattaggagaatgcaaatcaaaaccacactaagatttcatttcactataGTTGAGAATGACATTTATCAAGAGTACAGACAATAATAAAAGCtggaaagaatgtggagaaaaaggaacaattttataCTCTTGATAGAACTGAAAATTAGTAGAACCACTATAAAAATCTTTATGGGAATTCCtcaagactaggaatgaaaccacaatATGATGTAGTTGTGCCATGACTTGTTTTTTTATTACAAAGTAATAAAAGCTATTATATCAgtgcatgcatacccatgtttataacagcacaattcagaatcatcaaactatagaaccagcctaggtgtccatcgacagatgaatggaaagagaaaatgtgttatatatacacaatggagttttattcaatcataaagaggAATTAAAGTATGTAATTtgcatgaaaatggaaagaacttgaagtattatgttaaatgaaataagcccaactaagaaagtcaagggttgtacgttttgtttcatatatagaatttatgtagaaaacagaaaaaaacaaggtaTGGGGGaagctcatgaaaatcaaagggaaatcagtaaaGAAAGGGGAccaggagaaagaaggaggggaaggaaaggggaaatactgggaaatgataatAACAAATTATGTGGTTTTATCAagtacatgtatgaatatttaacGATGAATCCCAACAATACATataattcttataaaaaatacagggaaaaaaaaaacaaaatcaaaccccCTAATTTTTTCCTTGTAACAAAATTGTATTAgtaatataagaataaaaataaatggattctcaaaagatgaaagttttatttcatggagaatAATTTGACCTTGTGAAATTTAGCAGACTGAGGCTAAAGAGATCAGGAGAggctttttttcttaaatgtattcaAGGTTTTCCCCCTTTGatattcattcctctttatgaatATAGACACATACGTATGACATGtaatatatttgcaaaatatagattttaataaatttttattgaccCTCCGAAAGCCATATTATTCTTCTCACAAAAATAATACAGTCTATCAATTTCAGATTcattaaagtatttcaaaatgttaatcAAAACTAGCATGGACAATTAGATGTGTAATGTCtagaaaaagggagaaattattCTTCATATAATTACCTAaatttatgtgaatattttaaaaatcatatatatgttttttgCCATGTCACTTTTCTTAAAGcttatgatattctccaagtagTAAAACTTGGTTTTGTGAGTCCAAAAATTCTGGACATTGCATTCTAGAGTACCCctaaaactgaattttttgaATGAAAGATTAGCTTACTAGTTAGTTGGTAACTTACTAGCTTACTAGTTAGTTCAGTCTTGAAGTCTGtaacagaagggaaaagaaacatatgttttaaatatgcCCAGAAATTGTTACTTTACCCTTAGGATACACATAAAATCAGGAAAGATTTATGAAGTAAATCTTAAGTATTTAGATCAAAGTGACACTGGAGGTACTGCAAGTTGATCTTCATGATATGTTGTTAAAGCAGtatttagaaggaaatttataagTTTATACAGTTTGGGGAAAATTAATTGGTTAACTAAAGGAGCTAATCAAAGAGCAATGGtaaaaagctaaagaaataagAAGGAAGCATTAAGGTAAGGACATTGAAGTTGAGAATTGAGATTTGAGGTGATTAGTGATGTCACAAACTTTGAAAATACCAACACAAACTTCAGGTaaggataataaagaaaaaaaggacatttgAATTAaccattaaaaaagataaatcacTGATTTAACagattaaaataaatgactatcttaaataattttatgctaaTAAATTTGAAAGACCTGATGAAATAAATAGTTGTAATTTTGCACAAATGGAAAATACCAATGTggctataaaagaaaacaaaaatgtcagtTAAACAAATGACACCTAAAGAAATGGGATTCATAaatgacaactaaaacaaatattagaaCAGGAAAGTTCTGCAGGATGACATTAAATCAGTGACTTGGGAATATTacccaactttttaaaaacaaatattttgaggaaatagaaaagaaagaagcttaACTCATGAAGTCAATTACAATCTTATAATCAAAATAAGATACAGAAGTTTTTTCTAAAAAGGCAATTTTAAGGCTCTCCTGGTGGCACCtgcttataatcccagtcactcagtaggttgaggcaggagtattgtaattttggaggtcagcctgggcaactttgagagagtctcaaaataaaacagtaaaaagactgtggatgtagctcagtgggagagtgtcCCTTGGTTCTACTGcaagcactgcaaataaatacataaatagttAATTTCACTTGCAAATACAGACACACAGATACAATAAATTTATCAATAAAAAGTATTGAAAATGAATCAAGATGCAATTCAAGAGGAGGTTTATGGTAGTTTAAGTTGATGcttctttataaatttaactAGTGGAACAATTTCTCCATTCTTTGTAGACCAAGCATTCATAGAAACTTGTAAAACTTACTGGTAGGGTCTCCTTTTATTggataaatattaacatttaatatgCATGAATTTATTGCCCATTGCAGTGTTTTCTTGCTATGAAACTGAAGTCTAATATTTGATAGAAATGCTCTGATTAGAAGTTTCCTTAAATCCTCATTGAATTGAAATGCAAAGACAATCGTCTAAATAACAGCatgatttaaaattatcattCTATTTAAACTATATACATTAAAAAGCTAAAACAGATTTGGCAAAAACTatgctaaattattttaaaatttcatccttAAAAAACTATCTGAATAAATGATGTCAACTCAATACAATCAGACTACAAACAGCAATAACCACCATATAACAAATGCTTACTCAGCCAGGCCTTGTGCCAAACACTTGGCACACATCgttattttttcatcttcataCAGCTACTATGAAGAAGGTTTATATTTTCAATCAATTcttcacaaatgaggaaatcGGGTGCCAGAGATATAAATGACTAGGTTAACCACTGAATTATGCTTTCTCTGGCCTTGTACAATCTTCTTtgaacaaataatacaaatatcaatAATCCATTCACATTTGGTACCTTGAATTTTGTTGTCTGGATTTCCCTTGTTTCTACCCTTCACTCTATAATTAAGGATTACTAATTCATGAGCTCAATTTAGGCCAAATTATCTTAGCAAGATTGGTACCTGACACTGCTGTTGGACTTATTGCCAAAAACTCATTTGAGAACTTAAttttatctctctgtctctctctttctatctcttcCCCCTCCCACAGCATACTCCCATGTATATCTATTAGCTTGATTATCATATTCCCATTTTACTAATAAAGGAACTGAAGCCCCCAAattttaagtaacttgcccaaaattACAAAGctagtaagtggtagagcacacttTGAATTTCCAGCTATCTGACTCCAGAGTCTGGGCACTTGATGACTAGGTTTTATGATCACTGATTTCATAAACTGCAGTCAGAGAATGCAAATATCTTAGTAATAATAGAATATCAGCTCCTTGAGAGACTTTGCTTCCTTCACTGTTGTATCCTTACCAATAGAATGTAGTAGGTACTTAATACATGCTGCATACATTGTAAGAATGAATGGGTAAGTTACTGAATCTCAACTATGTGCAAAATACAGTGTAGGTAACTATATGTACAAAAAATGAACCAAACGAGAATGAATAAATGTGTACTTACTTACTTTCTCTGGGAATTTAACATACATTCCTCTGTGGAATAACAGCCATTGAAATTGAGATATAGGTATTCCTAGCACCAGATGAGCAAAAtctcctatttgtatctctttgtCATGTTTCAAAGTTGACATTTACCCTTGTATGCATTAGtcccataacttttttttttaatttagttgaaTGAGGGAGAATTGGTCACCAAGCAGAAAACAATGTTCTTTCTactctgtttttcagtttttctaattcCTGGATCCTTTGTATTACTTATTTACTCTTTACACCCTCTATCCTTGATTTTTTTACTGCGGTTGGGGTCAATTACTCAGCATTAGGGCAGTTACTCAGTAACCCCTGTTTGCAGAGAAATTGTCAGGAAAGTTTGCTTCCTAGAACCAAATTGACACTCCCTTGACAGGAATTGTTTCCTCTGTTCCTCATAACTAAAATCCAGTTAGTACTCAACATATCTCAAACTGTTAATCAAaccaacttatttttaaaatagtttcagcAGTGTTGCTGTAGTACTCAGTAGATGCAGCAATAAATTTATAGCATAAAGCAAATTGTAGCAGTAAACATGATAACTaaacttttcaattatttttactaCTTGCAGGTATTATGAGAgaatataaagattttaatattaaaaataagagaatatttaGTAAGAAATGTTGCCTGATAAGACTTGGTATGGAAATGATGTAGTTTTCCATTAAGGAACTGTTTCCATTCTTTAAAGATGCTTTAGAATGGAAAAGCATTTGGAATAGAAAAAGGTTAGAGTTGTGATTCTCAAAATCACTGACATATCAAGGTATTTGGGAGAGAAATGTGAAACCAAAAAGAATAGATTTCTTTGAGGAGTAGTAATGCTTCTTTAAgtggtcaaatgttttttttcttttatttcctttttcacagaGGAGTGTAATCCTTATTTAAATGGAAAGAATCAGAAGTACACTATATAATACAATTTAATACTTGCCTAAAACCAACATAGAACCAGCCTATTAGGCTTGTAACTTGCCACTTTGGGGCCTTATCCCTGTTGGCAGGTATTACTTATGTTTGAACCCACCTCTCCTCTCAGCTGTGAGGTGGAATTGTGAGAGTTCTCCTTATGTCTTTAGGAACTCTCgggttaatatattttaaaatcaatggtAGTGCATTTACTCTCTATTTCTTTATGTGGTGCATGATCAAACCATTCCTGATAAGATGTTTTATccatagtgttatggtttgactgtgaggtgccccccaaaagctcatgtgtaagacagtgcaagaagattcagaggagaaataactaatcagtgatttaatcccctgataaggattaaccgagtagtaactgaagtggtagggtatagctgaaggaagtgggaattggggtatggctttggggcacatattttgtatctgactagtggagtctctctctctctctctctctctctctctctctctgtctctgcttcctgacgaTATGAGctatttccctctgccacactcttccaccatgatgttcctgTCTCAtctggagccccgaggaatgaaGTCAGCTGTCCATgtacttagacctctgaaacagtgagccttcaaataaacctttcctcctaaaattgttctggtcagattctttagtcacagcagtgaaaaagctgactaaaacacataggaaaaacatgagaaagaaatcagtaaGATCAACTCATactaatatttccaaatattagaaataaatcattgATAAATTGAAAGATGGACTAAAgttaaaaacagtttaaaaaaaggtTGATTACATATTGTCACActttgacattcttttttttttaaataaatacctgtGAAGTGTTTCATATAGTATCTGAATAGCAGTAAGCACTGTGTATTTGCTATTATGCTGTTATTCCCCTTTATAGAATCAACAACAGAGTTCTTAGGTGAACCTCTTAGGATAATaattctcttctgctttctgtaCAAACTATCAGCATTTTTAACCACATGCTCATAAAAATTTTCTGTAAGTTCAAAATATAACTCACTATTAATGACTGGATAAAATATAGAGGAAGAGTTCCTAATAAATATAAGCAgggttttctaatattttgtcactgtagcctttttattttttttttaaagttactttataAGGATATTGTACTAACACATTATGTAGTACAAGTGTTGGTTTTTGCTGCCTGGAAATCACTCCCTCTTCTTCTGCAACCTCCCCAGTTTCCTATTGGAATATTATGTCACCTCTCTTGGATGTAATCTTTGGAATTCTTCCCTTCCCTGACCAAGGTTGAGCAGTGGAGTTGGGTCATTTAAATATCCTCTTGGACTTTAAACTTGAGCAGAAGTATCAAGTATGAAAAATCTTGGAGCTGATTCATCACAGTAGTGTTCCTTAGAAGATAATATGTAAAATCTGCAGTGTGGTTTCATGGAGCTGCTATGTATCTCACCTTTCTGGACTGAGTTCTCTAGGTATTCCTTTAGTTCCATAACCTtccaataatttcatttttgtttacattatctGTAATTGGTTTTACTGCTTGAAACAAACCCAAGTAAAAAGAACTCCATCCCAAATAAGCAGAAAACCCAATTGATATTCTTccctcctcattttttttcttttcctcaggaTCCAGATTATATAACCAGAATTCTTCAAAGCAAATCCATAATtatccagatttaaaaaaaaaaaaaaacactacacagtatataaattctcaaaactgcaaacaaatcattttactttatataaatcATCATCCTGACTCCACTGAGAGTTTGGTGGTGTTGTCTAACCTAGAAATATTAGTGATCCATTTAGGCAGACTCAGAAAATAacttatataattattatgtattagAATCACTACATTTGTTTGGGGTTAGGCAAAATTTTGAACACCACATAACTTATGCATAACTTAAATTACCtgggttattttttctctttctgttatttgtttttgttgttgttttatttttcttttattccttcctaCAATTTTTATGCTAAGAACACAtacaagacaaaaaataaaagcttgaTTCATTCACTATTATATGCTAAATTATATTCTGCAACTTTATACATTCATCACTTCATTTTCCAAGATTCCTTTGAAACTTCAAATTCTATTGAATCTTCTTGTGGGCGTTCCGGCTCTTAGTTCCTACAATCCTGCCCATTAGATTCTGAGCCAAATGCCTCCTGCCTTG contains:
- the Fut9 gene encoding 4-galactosyl-N-acetylglucosaminide 3-alpha-L-fucosyltransferase 9, which codes for MTSTSKGILRPFLIVCIILGCFMACLLIYIKPTNSWIFSPMESASSVLKMKNFFSTKTDYFNETTILVWVWPFGQTFDLTSCQAMFNIQGCHLTTDRSLYNKSHAVLIHHRDISWDLTNLPQQARPPFQKWIWMNLESPTHTPQKSGIEHLFNLTLTYRRDSDIQVPYGFLTVSTNPFVFEVPSKEKLVCWVVSNWNPEHARVKYYNELSKSIEIHTYGQAFGEYVNDKNLIPTISTCKFYLSFENSIHKDYITEKLYNAFLAGSVPVVLGPSRENYENYIPADSFIHVEDYNSPSELAKYLKEVDKNNKLYLSYFNWRKDFTVNLPRFWESHACLACDHVKRHQEYKSVGNLEKWFWN